A part of Candidatus Dormiibacterota bacterium genomic DNA contains:
- a CDS encoding hydroxyisourate hydrolase — MSALATVSTHVLDVASGQPAAGVRVTLGTRSLTTDSEGRIADLSGGGINPGSYRLLVEVGAYWGATPHLFETIALELQLSEGRHYHVPLLIAPYSCTTYRGT, encoded by the coding sequence GTGAGCGCGCTGGCGACGGTATCCACCCACGTCCTCGACGTCGCCTCGGGACAGCCGGCCGCGGGCGTCCGCGTGACGCTGGGTACGCGCTCGCTCACCACCGATAGCGAGGGACGGATCGCCGACCTGAGTGGCGGCGGGATCAATCCCGGGTCATACCGGTTGCTGGTTGAGGTCGGCGCCTACTGGGGCGCCACCCCGCACCTTTTCGAGACGATCGCCCTCGAGCTCCAGCTCAGCGAAGGGCGACACTACCACGTGCCGCTGCTGATCGCACCCTACTCCTGCACGACCTACCGCGGGACGTGA
- a CDS encoding molybdopterin cofactor-binding domain-containing protein, with product MSVNLRRQGGVGQSVRRVDGVPKVKGEFEYASDLHRDGMLWGATLRSPHPHARIVSIDTSAALETPGVSAVLTHADVPGKKTFGLDVQDQPVLAVDVVRYAGEAVAILAAEDPELARAALKKIAVNYKVLTPVTDMERALEPTAPSVHPQGNIVRTLTIVHGDPNAPADVWVEGMYETGMQDQAPLGPEAGLAVPAADGGVDLFIATQWLHADLEQLAPCLDLSPERVRLHLSGVGGAFGAREDVSMQIHACLLALRTKRPVKMAYGRQESFFGHVHRHPSRVWMRHGATRDGSLVNVQARLLVDGGAYTSTSPAVIGNATTFAAGPYEVPNARLEGTALFTNNPPCGAMRGFGAVQACFAYEAQMDKLAAALNLDPIELRLKNAVHSGSVLPTGQPIAGVAPVRECLQRLQQLPFPPEESALDRDPMLLPGGAGNVGHGEALKRGVGVAVGYKNLGYSEGFDDSSEAWVRVSIDKEGPIAEVKSAAVEVGQGLDTIVTQIVRTELGIDRVVLRRPDTAIGSAGSSSASRQTMMTGGAVQLACQAVHAAIERNGGLQALRRPVEATRVFHHRPTGKLDANGQGDPHVTFAFGAARAVVEVDVELGLVRVVQLAVAQDVGRALNPQSVLGQIEGGAAQGLGLALMEEVALVDGQVKNASFTDYLIPTILDMPPVVSEIVEEPEPGLPYGAKGVGEPSTVVVPAAVVAALRHATGRELRRAPVKPDDLVGL from the coding sequence GGGCGCGACCCTTCGCAGCCCGCATCCACATGCCAGGATCGTTTCGATCGATACGTCGGCGGCCCTCGAGACGCCAGGCGTGAGCGCCGTGCTGACCCACGCCGACGTGCCCGGCAAGAAAACCTTCGGGCTGGATGTGCAGGACCAGCCCGTGCTGGCCGTGGATGTCGTTCGCTACGCCGGCGAGGCCGTGGCGATCCTTGCCGCCGAGGATCCGGAACTGGCGCGGGCCGCGCTGAAGAAGATCGCCGTCAACTACAAGGTCCTGACCCCCGTCACCGACATGGAGCGGGCACTCGAACCGACGGCGCCCTCCGTCCATCCCCAGGGCAACATCGTGCGGACCCTGACGATCGTCCACGGCGACCCCAACGCGCCGGCCGATGTCTGGGTCGAAGGCATGTACGAGACCGGGATGCAGGACCAGGCACCGCTTGGCCCGGAAGCGGGTCTCGCTGTTCCTGCCGCCGACGGCGGCGTCGACCTCTTCATCGCCACCCAGTGGCTCCACGCGGATCTCGAACAGCTGGCGCCCTGCCTCGATCTCTCACCTGAACGTGTGCGGCTGCACCTCTCCGGCGTGGGTGGCGCCTTCGGCGCGCGCGAGGATGTCAGCATGCAGATCCATGCCTGCCTGCTGGCGCTACGAACGAAGCGGCCAGTCAAGATGGCGTACGGCCGGCAGGAATCGTTTTTCGGGCACGTGCATCGGCATCCCTCACGGGTCTGGATGCGGCACGGCGCGACCCGAGACGGATCGCTGGTCAACGTCCAGGCTCGCCTGCTGGTCGACGGTGGCGCCTACACCTCGACGTCGCCAGCCGTCATCGGTAACGCCACGACCTTTGCGGCAGGGCCCTATGAGGTCCCGAACGCGCGGCTCGAGGGGACGGCGCTCTTCACCAACAACCCGCCATGCGGCGCGATGCGCGGCTTCGGCGCGGTGCAGGCGTGCTTTGCCTACGAGGCGCAGATGGACAAGCTGGCCGCGGCGCTCAACCTCGATCCGATCGAGCTCCGCCTCAAGAACGCGGTGCACTCCGGTTCGGTGCTGCCGACCGGTCAGCCAATTGCCGGCGTAGCCCCGGTGCGCGAGTGCCTTCAGCGGTTACAACAGCTCCCTTTTCCGCCCGAGGAGTCGGCACTCGACCGGGACCCGATGCTTCTGCCCGGGGGCGCCGGCAACGTCGGCCACGGTGAAGCGCTGAAACGCGGGGTCGGGGTTGCCGTCGGCTACAAGAACCTCGGCTACAGCGAGGGCTTCGACGATTCCTCTGAGGCATGGGTCCGCGTCTCGATCGACAAGGAGGGCCCCATCGCCGAAGTGAAGTCGGCCGCGGTCGAGGTCGGCCAGGGGCTGGATACGATCGTGACGCAAATCGTCCGCACGGAGCTCGGCATCGATCGCGTCGTCCTCCGCCGGCCTGACACGGCGATCGGATCCGCCGGCTCCAGCTCGGCCTCCCGGCAGACGATGATGACCGGCGGGGCCGTCCAGCTTGCCTGCCAGGCGGTGCATGCGGCGATCGAGCGGAACGGCGGGCTGCAGGCCTTGCGTCGACCGGTCGAGGCGACCCGCGTCTTTCATCACCGGCCGACCGGCAAGCTCGATGCGAACGGGCAGGGCGATCCGCACGTAACCTTCGCGTTCGGGGCGGCGCGCGCCGTGGTCGAGGTTGATGTGGAGCTGGGCCTGGTTCGCGTCGTGCAGCTCGCGGTGGCGCAGGACGTCGGTCGCGCGCTCAATCCGCAGAGCGTCCTCGGCCAGATCGAGGGCGGCGCGGCGCAGGGCCTGGGGCTGGCATTGATGGAGGAGGTCGCGCTGGTCGACGGCCAGGTGAAGAATGCGTCGTTCACCGACTACCTCATCCCTACGATCCTCGATATGCCGCCCGTGGTTTCGGAAATCGTCGAGGAGCCCGAGCCGGGCCTGCCCTACGGGGCCAAGGGTGTCGGCGAGCCCTCGACGGTCGTCGTCCCCGCGGCGGTGGTCGCCGCCCTGCGCCACGCCACCGGCCGCGAGCTGCGCCGCGCGCCAGTCAAGCCCGATGACCTGGTGGGGTTGTGA